In the Breoghania sp. genome, GCGGGAGTTGTAAGATGGGTTTGAGTGTCTGGCAGATTCTGATCATCGCCGTGGTTGCGATTCTTCTGTTCGGCCGGGGTCGTATCTCCGATCTGATGGGAGACGTGGCGAAGGGGATCAAGAGCTTCAAGAAGGGCATGGCTGAAGACGACGACGCTCCGGCCGATGGCAAGACCATCGACCACCAGACGTCGGAAACCGTCTCGCCGCAGACCAGCGAAGACAAGACCAAGACCTCGAGCTAAGGCTCGAGCGCCTCGGGTGATGCGGGGGCAACTCCGCCAAGCCGAGCCGTGTGCCCTGATCTGACTGGAGTGGGCCCACCCCGGGCAGCGCCGGCCAAAGCGACCGGGGGGCGTGTGTTGTGACCGGGATCCGGCAGGAATAACCGTCTATGTTCGATATCGGCTGGACTGAGCTTGTGATCGTCGGCGGCATCGCGATCATCGTCGTGGGCCCCAAGGACCTCCCGCGCATGTTGCGCACGTTTGGTCAAACCGTCGGCAAGATCCGACGAATGGCCAATGAATTCCAATCCACCTTCAACGACGCCTTGAAAGAGGCCGAGAAGCAGGCCGACATCGCGGATATGCGCAAGAGCG is a window encoding:
- a CDS encoding twin-arginine translocase TatA/TatE family subunit is translated as MGLSVWQILIIAVVAILLFGRGRISDLMGDVAKGIKSFKKGMAEDDDAPADGKTIDHQTSETVSPQTSEDKTKTSS